TTCCTTTTGTGTCATAATAAACATACAAGTCGTATTTATTGGATCCGAATGGCAATCCTAGAGGGGTAGTAAATAGggttttaacaataaaaatatttaaacccGGATCACCAGCTAAGTCCTCTAAATGACCGCTCAGTGATAAAGGAGGTAGGAGTGCAGAGACAGCCAGGAGGTTTGCCTAGAAGCAGCCACCCTTGAAAGAGTGCGTAATAGCTCACTGATCGAGCGCTCTTGTGCTGAAGATGAACGAGACTAAGCGATATGCCGAAGCTGTGGGATGCAAAATTGCATCAATAGGGGAGCGTTCCGCCTTAGAGGGAAGCATGCGCGCAAGTAGTGGTGGACGAAGCGGAAGCGAGAATGTTGGCTTGAGTAACACAAACATTGGTGAGAATCCAATGCCCAAAAAACCCAAGGGTTCCTCCACAAGGTTCGCCCCCAAAACATTGATGATTAGATTTTCTaatcatgatttttttaaaaataaatagaatatgacaattaatacaataaaatagttcaaaaaataaccataaacaataataaataaataaataaataaataaaaaagaacatgCCATAAATCTTAATAAGCAGTATAGACCTTGAAATCGTTATTTCCGAGACAATTCAAAATGCTtataattgttaataattaagtgtaattaattaattaaaattaattaatttgggaTTAAGGACCAAAAACACAGTAGTATATGCATAATACTAGTCATAGCTTTCATCATGCATTATCATTAGGTGTAATATAAATCTATACCACAGCTTCACATGACATGACGTAGCATGACATAATAGGACATTGGAtaacatacataacataacatcataGGACTATACACCATTCTATGTGTTTGTCGACTGTAAACCACAACGATGCAAACTATGGGTAGGGACGCAAAGTTACCGTGCGCCAGCAAAGTTCACGAAAAGGGTTTTCATGTGGGAGTTTTGTCCTCTCTCAAGGGCGTTGCACTACTAAGCGTGGAAAAGGGTTTGGTGATTGAGGGAACGTGTGAGTTAGATACCTTGCATAATCTTCACTGTTTATTGGAAATCTCACGTTTTGAACGAGACCTGATTCAATGTATCCAAGGCatatcaattataaaaaagatcTAAAAAACCTTCCATAACAATCCATTCTTAtcctatttctttcttatttgcAATAACATTAATCTCtacattcaatttaaattattctctttgtttcttaCTTTAAAAAAGCAACCATCCTTCCATAAATAGTGAGCTTGATTTATTAagtttataaactaaatattaaaaaaaaaagaaataatcctTCCATAAATGGATTTACTActtctttttaagtttataaattgaAGCAGGAAATAAGTTTAGTATTTCAATATACCTCTATCTTAATTTCATTGTCTTTTTTTGTGCAGCTACCTAAATATGGCAGAGCTTCATCCCATAGGTCTTTTGACTCCTCTAGACCTCGGCACAGTTAAGGCTGTTCCTGAATCTCACGTATGGTCTCACTCCGATGAATCATCGCAGAAGATCGAATCAGCCAAATTAGTCTCGATTCCGGTTGTCGATTTTAACGACGATAATGTGTTGGAGCTCATAGGGAAAGCCTGCGAGGAGTGGGGAATGTTTCAGTTGATTAATCATGGTGTCCCGAAAACCTTAACAGCCGAAACCGAGGAGGTGGTTCGATGTCTTTTTGCTCTTCCACAAAGCCAGAAGATGAAGACATTAAATGTTCCCGGAACTGTCAGCGGCTACTGCATGGCCAGATTAACGAAGCATCATGACAAAATGATGTGGCATGAAGGATTCAACGTCATAGGTTCTCCGGTTGATGATTTTAAGAAACTCTGGCCAACAGACTACCAACGATTCTGGTAAATTCATGCAACTTTTTTCATGCATGTACAccattagggtttagggtttagggtttatgttTAACTGTTTATTACTCTAAATCCCAACAATCTTatgtttaacattttttttattttttttttttaatcaagtGATATAATGGAAGAATACCAATTCAAAATGAAGGATTTAGCTGATAAGCTAATAAGCTTAATGTTCAAGTTTCTTGGCATCTCCGATGAAGAGATGGTGAAGAAATTGTCTTACATCGACCCGGCCACCGGAAAACCCCACTTGGCTTTGCGCTTGAACTCGTTTCCTCCCTGCCCTGAACCAAGCAAAGTCATTGGCATGGCAGCCCACACTGACACCTCCCTCTTCACCATGCTTCACCAAACACGCAGGGAGGGGCTACAGATCTTGAACGAGAAAGAAGGCTGGCTTCCGCTGGCTCCAAGGAGCGACGCTCTCATTATTAACATCGGCGATTTCCTCCAAATTATATCGAACGGGCGGTTTAGTAGTCTTTCTCACCGGGTGATGATACGAGAGACTGAGAAGACTACGATGTCGATGGCATATTTCTTTCATCCACCACGTCATTTATACGTAGCACCTTATTGTAAGCCATTGAGTGAAACCCTACAGACTCCCATTTATAAAGGAGTGAACGTGAAAGAATATTTCCTCATCAAGTCTCAAAACAACGCGAATGGAATTGCTGCCCTAAAAATATGATGTTTCATATTGAAAACCTCTTGTTTGCTTCATTTTCAGAAGGGTTTCCAAAAAATAAGTTGTTAAACTGTTCATGTTGGGGCAGCTTTTACATGGTTTAGTTTGATGTTCATACACAGCCATGCAATAAATATGGAAACTTGTACCAAATATTCTCGtgtatgtcttttttttttttttttttttttttttttttttttttttttttNGTCAGTTCCATGCATGTTCAAATCCCTTCCCACTTGCCAACCATTCAATTCTAACCAATTTATATCATCtcacttttgaaattttttttttaagttttttgaatttttttttttaagttttttgaaatttttggaatttataCATTTTAGTATATTTGTGACACTATAAGAGGTATATGAATAAACCAACACCATATTCGAATGTGAGCTATCCTGAAACTAACAAAtgattaaaacaatttaaagtTACTACTTATAGCAACAAGGTGCACCTTTCTTTTTGGTAACTCCTTCATAAAACTTCAAGGTTGAGTGTGCTTTTGATAAGGAATCAGCTCAAGCGAAACCTCTGATACCACATGATAAGAAAATCGGCCTGGGGGAAAGccctgataccaaatgataaggaatcactcgTAAGATttagattaccttgttgaactaatatctcaaggcaagaacacttgtttgagattcgaatcactccacaagtaagattTATAATGTCAAAATTAGATGATTCTatatgcaacctaaactacatagaattgcaaagaaatttagtcattggctaagggaaagcacaaaggctccttttattacatttttctaAGTCTATCTTACAAAGTTAACATATGGCTTTATATGGCtgcaagagttgtaacattcatactttatgactCTAGTTAGCcactatgtaaatgtaactttaaagtaaataaaaagtcttaaaatacattaatgaaatacaataactcaaattactctaaattgtaatctacCAAAAACTTATAACAATcaagtttcattcttcttcaatgtggcatgaattgaaatgtCTTATGATAATctcaacaacattttcttcacatcttcattgaaatatattgtatgattgatgtctttttgTTATATCAGCTTTACTTGAAGCAATTCTATGTCGGGTGACTTTATGAAAAATTTTctaagatgcatgtgagtggggACAAAATATCCTGAAAAAATTTATCTATgtggatagtcttcactctcgAAAAGGGAATGTATGTCGTATCTGAATTCTAAATCCTGATCCGAATCATCATTTATGCGTTCCATTTCTGTgattaaacattaatttttctataattacaAAGTCTAAACAGCAAAATAGggaaaaatgattaaatttttgtaacataatctaattcaattagtttaagttattatttgttaattttaattaaatatggtTAATAATCTAGTgaattaattcataattaattcctaatattaaactatattataaGTTGCTAATATCTACTATGATGCTCAAAAGTAAGATGAAagagtttaaaagtattacTCACCTTAGGGAACAAGATCAACCCAGTAAGCACGGTCGTAATCTGATTTTGAGGCTTCTCTTCTAATCTTCAATTATTCtgcaatatttttttaaaaaacgtgcATCCATATGTGTTTTGATCCTATCTGAAAGGTTCTATCGCTTTAAATGTTAGATTCTCATACAAATGCTCTAttccataaaaaattataaaaacgtGCAAACATACGCATACATGATAGTACATATACTTCTTAAAAC
The nucleotide sequence above comes from Cucurbita pepo subsp. pepo cultivar mu-cu-16 chromosome LG11, ASM280686v2, whole genome shotgun sequence. Encoded proteins:
- the LOC111805117 gene encoding gibberellin 3-beta-dioxygenase 1-like isoform X1, whose protein sequence is MAELHPIGLLTPLDLGTVKAVPESHVWSHSDESSQKIESAKLVSIPVVDFNDDNVLELIGKACEEWGMFQLINHGVPKTLTAETEEVVRCLFALPQSQKMKTLNVPGTVSGYCMARLTKHHDKMMWHEGFNVIGSPVDDFKKLWPTDYQRFCDIMEEYQFKMKDLADKLISLMFKFLGISDEEMVKKLSYIDPATGKPHLALRLNSFPPCPEPSKVIGMAAHTDTSLFTMLHQTRREGLQILNEKEGWLPLAPRSDALIINIGDFLQIISNGRFSSLSHRVMIRETEKTTMSMAYFFHPPRHLYVAPYCKPLSETLQTPIYKGVNVKEYFIIKAKASGKGIAALTI
- the LOC111805117 gene encoding gibberellin 3-beta-dioxygenase 1-like isoform X2; translation: MAELHPIGLLTPLDLGTVKAVPESHVWSHSDESSQKIESAKLVSIPVVDFNDDNVLELIGKACEEWGMFQLINHGVPKTLTAETEEVVRCLFALPQSQKMKTLNVPGTVSGYCMARLTKHHDKMMWHEGFNVIGSPVDDFKKLWPTDYQRFCDIMEEYQFKMKDLADKLISLMFKFLGISDEEMVKKLSYIDPATGKPHLALRLNSFPPCPEPSKVIGMAAHTDTSLFTMLHQTRREGLQILNEKEGWLPLAPRSDALIINIGDFLQIISNGRFSSLSHRVMIRETEKTTMSMAYFFHPPRHLYVAPYCKPLSETLQTPIYKGVNVKEYFLIKSQNNANGIAALKI